From a single Okeanomitos corallinicola TIOX110 genomic region:
- a CDS encoding tetratricopeptide repeat protein, protein MLRWLLQWLNNFFKYPFENHRLQDADGLEGFEVGQTLPELTNADLELLFNELLEGVHQAKGQEWALKFLQRMEPRITVERWIDWLLIFGERLLSSPAPNSQTATRMVKLGELNIGKVGELASEIGVQLLSREFLANRYEESLERSSQQHLEELAEPTQVFAAPSAETITDSPGQQLLRNLGEQLWGYEEQAQVNILPVAVNLEEIWGNPDIQNLSYQENLQTSEPVVFEFAREDAPDFEEIEHVLPSPVADSLDQSLTHLEPQVAQTLDELVVRLEQSTSLVQQLASELSLRDAYSRQSQYPEVFERNNFQLTVTNQAQQWFYQGLQQAKSGDLLAALTFYGQAIKLQPDAYEYWFNQGLTLFHLHRFEEAIAAYDQALRLKPDFSKAWYNRGGVLGEFGEFEEAIASFDKAIEFKANYQEAWASRGLALLKLGLVWEAISSYEAALNLQPEDQETWYYRGVALSIVEQFAEAIASYNQALEIQPDYHEVLIDRGVVLFSLQRWSEAIDSWDQALAIQSDFYLAWYNRGIALENLGKREESIDSYQHAINIKPDFHLAWYNQAVALFYLDRLPEAISCYDNALEIKLDYWEAWLGRALAVGKAVNEKESLSVTSTIATSNPALNRRGYEGKLATYQEGLKYLRPDTHPEGWGRLHLALGNTHYEHGKKQSIPHHFWQQAISDYQQALLTLTAEDFTELHLEVLQSLSKVLLGLREISAVQELQQQGLYILEQLLNQTNRSEQSKKQLALKFIGFQQLGVDLAVETGDLVEAWEIAEHSKNTCLKLMLSGWQEQIYSPQYPENQNLLNPTTAIIYWHLSPIALHTFIIKHEAPSPLLLLTPIQDVETLPEAVQRLVDFEKWLENWQKEYQQYHQTQHPDNHHSWQLNMEERLFELQNILNISTVIQELEGIENLILIPHRDLNKLPLHVLFCNAQSECNYTISYLPSVQVGLELNRYDSLNWQEKNLLSVENIENIKENINSYKITTVDFAVAIVKNMFNNCQHLQGEQVNKENIKNALSANYNIFHFTGDIINNSKEVQKSALVLADKENLTLAEISQIDVGNYHLFTFINSENVSHNIQSISSEYVGLFTGLLTAGVPYVLSTIWNVEQSATALVSIEFYRQLISRQSPVIALSEATNWLKEITVEELIKWYECLLENLQPQESKLSSYIKVQIEQQRQLSPQTKPYSSPYYWSGFILLGRL, encoded by the coding sequence ATGCTCAGGTGGCTATTGCAGTGGCTTAATAATTTTTTCAAGTACCCTTTTGAAAATCATCGGCTTCAAGATGCTGACGGTTTAGAAGGGTTTGAGGTGGGACAAACTTTACCGGAGTTAACTAATGCTGATTTAGAACTGTTATTTAACGAGTTACTCGAAGGTGTACATCAAGCAAAGGGACAAGAATGGGCCCTGAAATTTTTGCAGCGGATGGAGCCTCGCATCACTGTGGAGCGTTGGATAGATTGGTTGTTGATATTTGGTGAGAGATTATTGTCTTCTCCTGCACCAAATAGTCAAACTGCAACGCGGATGGTAAAACTAGGTGAATTAAATATAGGTAAAGTAGGTGAGTTGGCATCAGAAATTGGTGTGCAGCTATTAAGCCGTGAGTTTTTAGCTAACAGGTATGAGGAAAGTTTAGAAAGAAGTTCACAACAACATTTAGAAGAACTTGCAGAACCAACACAGGTTTTCGCCGCACCATCAGCGGAAACTATTACAGATAGTCCAGGACAGCAGTTACTCAGAAATTTGGGTGAACAACTGTGGGGTTATGAAGAACAAGCTCAAGTCAATATTTTACCTGTAGCTGTTAATTTGGAGGAGATTTGGGGTAATCCTGACATTCAAAACTTGAGTTATCAAGAAAACTTACAGACATCTGAACCTGTTGTTTTTGAGTTTGCTAGGGAGGATGCGCCAGATTTTGAGGAGATAGAACACGTTTTACCATCTCCTGTAGCTGATTCGTTGGATCAGTCTTTGACCCATTTAGAACCACAAGTAGCACAGACTTTAGATGAGTTGGTGGTCAGGTTGGAGCAAAGTACCAGTTTAGTTCAGCAACTTGCTTCGGAATTATCGCTGCGCGATGCCTACAGTAGGCAAAGTCAATACCCGGAAGTTTTTGAGCGGAATAATTTTCAACTCACTGTCACGAACCAGGCTCAACAGTGGTTTTATCAAGGTTTACAACAGGCTAAATCCGGTGATTTATTGGCAGCATTAACTTTTTATGGTCAAGCTATTAAACTGCAACCTGATGCTTATGAATATTGGTTTAATCAAGGTCTAACTTTATTTCACTTACACCGATTTGAAGAAGCTATTGCCGCTTATGATCAAGCATTGAGACTGAAACCTGATTTTTCTAAAGCTTGGTATAACCGGGGGGGAGTTCTTGGTGAGTTTGGAGAATTTGAAGAGGCGATCGCATCTTTCGATAAAGCTATAGAATTTAAAGCTAACTATCAAGAAGCTTGGGCTAGTCGTGGTTTAGCTTTGTTAAAACTAGGATTAGTCTGGGAAGCGATTTCTAGTTATGAAGCAGCGTTAAATTTACAACCAGAAGATCAAGAAACTTGGTATTACCGAGGGGTGGCGTTAAGTATTGTGGAACAGTTTGCAGAGGCGATCGCATCATACAACCAAGCCTTAGAAATTCAACCAGACTATCACGAAGTTCTCATTGACCGTGGTGTAGTCTTGTTTAGTCTGCAACGTTGGTCAGAAGCCATTGACTCTTGGGATCAGGCTTTAGCAATTCAATCTGATTTTTACCTTGCTTGGTATAACCGAGGTATTGCTTTAGAGAACTTAGGCAAAAGAGAAGAATCTATTGATTCCTATCAACACGCTATTAACATCAAACCTGATTTTCACCTTGCTTGGTACAATCAAGCCGTAGCACTGTTTTACTTAGATAGATTGCCAGAAGCTATTTCTTGCTATGATAACGCCCTAGAAATCAAACTTGACTACTGGGAAGCTTGGCTGGGAAGGGCTTTAGCTGTAGGAAAAGCAGTTAATGAAAAAGAATCCCTCAGTGTAACCAGTACCATTGCCACATCAAATCCTGCCCTGAACCGTAGAGGTTATGAAGGCAAACTAGCCACATATCAAGAAGGGTTGAAATATCTGCGTCCCGATACCCACCCAGAAGGATGGGGAAGATTACATTTAGCCCTGGGTAATACACATTACGAACATGGCAAAAAACAATCCATACCCCACCATTTTTGGCAACAAGCTATATCTGACTATCAACAGGCATTATTAACCCTAACAGCTGAAGATTTTACAGAACTGCACTTAGAAGTATTACAATCTCTCAGTAAAGTGCTTTTAGGCTTGAGAGAAATATCAGCAGTACAAGAATTACAGCAACAAGGTTTATACATATTAGAACAACTACTAAATCAAACAAACCGCTCAGAACAAAGTAAAAAACAACTAGCTTTAAAGTTTATCGGTTTCCAACAATTAGGTGTTGATTTAGCAGTAGAAACAGGTGATTTAGTAGAAGCTTGGGAAATTGCCGAACATTCAAAAAATACTTGTTTAAAATTAATGCTTTCTGGTTGGCAGGAGCAAATTTACTCTCCCCAATATCCAGAAAATCAAAACTTATTAAATCCCACCACAGCCATTATTTATTGGCATCTTAGCCCCATTGCTTTACACACATTTATTATTAAACATGAAGCACCATCACCGCTTTTATTACTAACACCTATTCAAGATGTAGAAACCCTACCAGAAGCAGTACAACGTCTAGTAGACTTCGAGAAATGGTTAGAAAATTGGCAAAAAGAATATCAGCAATATCACCAAACTCAACACCCAGATAATCATCATTCCTGGCAATTAAATATGGAAGAGAGGTTATTTGAATTACAAAATATCCTCAATATTTCTACAGTAATTCAGGAACTAGAAGGAATCGAAAATCTGATTTTGATTCCCCACCGTGATTTAAATAAATTACCACTTCATGTTCTTTTCTGCAATGCACAATCAGAGTGTAACTATACTATTAGTTACTTACCTAGTGTACAGGTAGGATTAGAATTAAATAGATATGATTCCTTAAATTGGCAAGAGAAAAATTTACTCAGTGTTGAAAATATAGAGAATATAAAAGAGAATATAAATAGTTATAAAATCACAACTGTTGACTTTGCAGTAGCAATTGTGAAAAATATGTTTAATAATTGCCAACACTTACAAGGGGAACAAGTTAATAAAGAAAATATCAAAAATGCCCTATCTGCAAATTACAATATATTCCATTTCACGGGTGATATAATCAATAATTCCAAGGAAGTACAAAAATCAGCTTTGGTGTTAGCAGATAAAGAAAATTTGACCTTAGCAGAAATCAGTCAAATAGATGTTGGTAATTATCATCTGTTCACATTTATTAATTCTGAAAACGTTAGTCATAATATTCAGAGTATCAGCAGTGAATATGTGGGTTTATTCACAGGTTTATTAACTGCTGGTGTTCCTTATGTTTTGAGTACAATTTGGAATGTTGAACAATCTGCAACGGCTTTAGTAAGTATTGAGTTCTACCGCCAATTAATTTCTCGACAATCTCCAGTAATTGCTTTATCTGAGGCTACGAATTGGTTAAAAGAAATAACTGTTGAAGAATTGATTAAATGGTATGAATGTCTACTGGAAAATTTGCAGCCACAGGAATCAAAATTGAGCAGTTATATCAAGGTACAAATTGAGCAACAAAGGCAATTATCACCGCAAACAAAACCCTATTCTTCTCCCTATTATTGGTCTGGATTTATTTTATTAGGACGACTTTAA
- a CDS encoding VOC family protein encodes MHHASIRTANIHCAIAFYEQLGFTVADRFTTGYTLACWMEGLDSRIELIQIPQPQPAPDAFADEHYVGYYHLSFDLTETVPDLHSWLSDLKERISLVSELQPLKILLEPTQQQIGDRILEVTFIADSDGLPLEFIRFLGNRE; translated from the coding sequence ATGCACCACGCATCTATTCGGACTGCTAATATCCACTGTGCGATCGCTTTCTATGAGCAGTTAGGATTTACTGTTGCTGATCGCTTCACTACCGGCTATACTTTAGCTTGCTGGATGGAAGGGTTAGATAGTCGGATTGAATTAATCCAAATTCCTCAGCCTCAACCCGCACCTGATGCTTTTGCAGATGAGCATTATGTGGGTTACTACCATCTTTCTTTTGATTTAACCGAAACTGTACCAGATTTACACAGTTGGTTATCTGACTTAAAGGAGCGAATCTCTCTAGTTTCTGAGTTGCAACCCCTCAAAATTCTTTTAGAACCAACTCAGCAACAAATAGGCGATCGCATCCTGGAAGTTACTTTTATCGCTGACTCTGATGGTTTACCTTTAGAGTTTATCCGGTTTTTAGGAAATAGGGAATGA
- a CDS encoding DNA polymerase III subunit gamma/tau: MPYEPLHHKYRPKSFAELVGQEAIATTLTNAISSAKIAPAYLFTGPRGTGKTSSARILAKSLNCLKSDKPTAAPCGVCEICQGITKGYSLDVIEIDAASNTGVDNIRELIEKAQFAPVQCRYKVYVIDECHMLSTQAFNALLKTLEEPPKHVVFVLATTDPQRVLPTIISRCQRFDFRRIHLQAMVNHLGAIAAKEDINITTDALTLVAQISQGGLRDAESLLDQLALLPSEVTPDQVWDLVGSVSEKDLLVLLDAIAQDNSEIVLDATRKILDRGREPLIILQNLAACYRDLLIAKTAPNRQDLVACTQQTWQELVNFAHKLEITTILRGQQHLRTAEVQLKNTTQPRLWLEVTLLGLLPSANIQTQVITQVTTPAANIPQAVSTATISAPPQQPTYHQPTNYNPPPSPAPTYSQPNHSPPQTAPEPVHTSPAPATSTAPIPETGSANQGNLDQIWEQVRANFPMPSRQALLGQMCQLVEFNGNLARVAVRGARWYQTLKSDLPMMQAAFQQTFQRDIQVQLEQAGSSNTTTATKNSPPQDSTRVQQLPPTTPTYYQPPPQTPPVSQPPQTPPPTIEPVVTNTTPVENQIQPPKPTPVSQPPVSSWDHEQVNKAAKSLANFFSGEIIRMTDESFDLSDVGVSPDMEIYETDDDY, from the coding sequence ATGCCTTACGAACCCCTACACCATAAGTATCGCCCTAAGAGTTTTGCTGAACTCGTAGGACAAGAGGCGATCGCTACCACCCTGACAAATGCGATTAGTTCGGCAAAAATTGCCCCTGCCTATTTGTTTACAGGGCCTAGAGGTACGGGTAAAACTTCTAGTGCCAGAATTTTAGCTAAATCCTTAAATTGTCTGAAAAGTGACAAACCCACCGCTGCACCTTGTGGAGTCTGCGAAATTTGCCAAGGCATTACCAAAGGCTATTCCTTAGATGTAATTGAAATTGACGCAGCCAGTAATACTGGTGTTGATAACATCCGGGAATTGATAGAAAAGGCACAATTTGCCCCCGTACAATGTCGTTATAAGGTTTATGTGATAGACGAATGCCATATGCTCAGTACCCAGGCATTTAACGCCTTACTGAAAACATTAGAAGAACCACCAAAGCACGTAGTCTTTGTTTTAGCCACAACAGACCCCCAAAGAGTATTACCAACAATTATTTCCCGCTGTCAAAGATTTGATTTTAGACGAATTCATTTACAAGCGATGGTTAACCATTTAGGTGCGATCGCCGCCAAAGAAGATATTAATATTACTACTGATGCACTTACCCTAGTTGCCCAAATTTCCCAAGGTGGTTTAAGAGATGCAGAAAGCTTATTAGATCAATTGGCATTATTACCCTCAGAAGTCACACCGGATCAAGTTTGGGACTTAGTCGGTTCAGTTAGTGAAAAAGACTTATTAGTTTTACTAGATGCGATCGCCCAAGATAACTCAGAAATAGTCCTAGATGCTACCCGTAAGATTTTAGACCGGGGACGAGAACCCCTGATCATCCTCCAAAACCTAGCCGCCTGTTATCGAGATTTACTCATCGCCAAAACCGCCCCCAATCGTCAAGACTTAGTGGCTTGTACCCAACAAACCTGGCAAGAATTAGTTAACTTTGCCCACAAATTAGAAATAACCACCATTTTACGCGGACAGCAACATTTAAGAACCGCAGAAGTCCAACTCAAAAACACCACCCAACCCCGGTTATGGTTAGAAGTCACATTACTGGGATTATTGCCCAGCGCTAACATTCAAACACAAGTAATAACACAAGTCACAACACCAGCAGCAAACATTCCCCAAGCTGTTAGCACTGCTACTATATCTGCACCCCCACAACAACCTACTTATCATCAACCGACAAATTACAATCCTCCCCCATCTCCAGCACCGACTTATAGTCAACCAAACCATTCACCACCACAAACAGCACCAGAACCTGTACACACATCACCTGCACCGGCAACTTCCACTGCACCTATCCCAGAAACCGGATCAGCAAATCAGGGTAATTTGGATCAGATTTGGGAACAAGTCCGGGCTAATTTTCCCATGCCTTCTCGACAAGCCTTACTGGGGCAAATGTGTCAGCTAGTGGAATTTAACGGTAATTTAGCCCGTGTTGCTGTTAGGGGAGCAAGATGGTATCAAACCCTCAAATCTGATCTACCAATGATGCAAGCAGCCTTCCAGCAGACATTTCAACGTGATATTCAAGTCCAGCTAGAACAAGCCGGTTCATCAAATACAACCACAGCCACAAAAAATTCTCCTCCACAAGATTCTACCCGTGTTCAGCAACTACCACCAACAACTCCTACTTATTATCAACCACCGCCCCAAACACCACCAGTATCACAACCACCCCAAACACCACCGCCCACAATTGAGCCTGTAGTTACAAACACAACCCCAGTAGAAAATCAGATACAACCACCAAAACCGACACCAGTATCACAACCGCCTGTTTCATCTTGGGATCATGAACAGGTTAACAAAGCGGCTAAAAGTTTAGCTAATTTTTTCTCTGGGGAAATTATCCGTATGACAGATGAAAGTTTTGATTTATCGGATGTTGGAGTTTCACCAGATATGGAAATCTATGAAACCGATGATGATTATTAG
- a CDS encoding PIN domain-containing protein, with amino-acid sequence MILCDTNIIIEFYKNNSQVISELSFLGINQLAISSITQAELYYGAINNVELKKN; translated from the coding sequence ATGATTTTATGTGATACCAATATCATCATAGAATTTTATAAAAACAATTCTCAGGTGATCTCTGAACTAAGTTTTCTGGGTATCAATCAATTAGCCATTAGTTCTATTACTCAAGCTGAATTATACTATGGTGCTATCAATAATGTGGAGTTAAAAAAAAATTAA
- a CDS encoding Uma2 family endonuclease, whose amino-acid sequence MVVTISQAEINPVGALLSNLTWETLEKLDADLAETGAQLTYLDGCLEIMPPLSDTHEEPKNTLGQLLEIYMRVKNIRFYGRGSTTIGTKELGARKEPDESYCLGTRKPVPDLAIEVIVTSGGIETLEIYRRVGVSEVWFWQDGVISVYCLRSTGYDLVSKSELLPELDLRSLEFYSRMADQYDAVNDFMQSLM is encoded by the coding sequence ATGGTTGTCACAATTTCTCAAGCTGAAATAAATCCAGTTGGAGCTTTGCTATCAAATCTAACATGGGAAACTCTGGAAAAATTAGATGCAGATTTGGCAGAAACCGGAGCGCAATTAACTTATTTAGATGGGTGTTTAGAAATTATGCCTCCTTTATCTGATACCCATGAAGAACCTAAAAATACTTTAGGTCAGCTTTTAGAGATTTATATGCGGGTGAAAAATATTCGTTTTTATGGACGTGGTAGTACGACAATTGGAACAAAAGAATTAGGCGCGCGCAAAGAACCAGATGAGTCTTATTGTTTGGGTACACGCAAACCAGTTCCAGATTTAGCAATTGAGGTAATAGTCACCAGTGGTGGAATTGAAACCCTAGAAATTTATCGTCGAGTCGGAGTATCAGAGGTTTGGTTTTGGCAAGATGGTGTAATTTCGGTTTATTGTTTGCGTTCTACAGGATATGATTTAGTAAGTAAGAGTGAATTATTACCAGAATTGGATTTGCGGTCACTAGAGTTTTATTCTCGAATGGCAGATCAATATGATGCAGTGAATGATTTTATGCAATCGTTGATGTAG
- a CDS encoding pitrilysin family protein — MFVITSLHRYRLFLFLCLFSVISVFLLKFIFSGSQKLITVNGEHYPQIFVSKPKNNITITNNVQKTVLDNGLTVLTKEVKNAPVVSVQVWYGVGSINETPGINGIAHQLEHIMFKGTKSRPIQFAKLFSALGSHNNGFTSYEQTAYYHTAEKDKLKALLELEADRMKNLLIDNQQLSSEKRVVISELQGYENSEKYRLKRAVMQSVFPHSAYGLPTAGTSADVEKLTVEQVREYYQRFYHPDRAILVIVGDFQTKSTLETVKEIFGQVPKSQQPPQFTQSPTPKIPSSPVILREPGAGKILQMIYPVPDLHHPDIPVLGVMDYVLTAGKNAYLHQSLIKSGLATGISARVVGLSKIGWYDLSVDVAANQDLETVNHSVKSAIAKLVETGITPEQVERAKKLLIANVVLNKRDITSQGMQFANDQLVAGDYKYTEKYLEKVRQVKAADVIDVINRYLKPELAAVGFFEPQENVKVSHSSSIVAGEESFTQDVKFTADEVSKYLPDIKEDSSNLIQNLPLPQRLTFDNGLQVLLLPDHSSPTVTVGGYIKAGKEFEQADKAGLASLVAENLMSGTKTQDAANISKALEDRGASLDFTALREGVRIQSQGLREDLPVLIETIGDVVRNSTFPAEELEVSRQQALNVLNSDLKDPYEVANRKFIQSLYPQSHPLHIFPTQESIGNIKGEDVIAFREKHYRPDRMVLVLVGDFDVEKVRSLIDAKFSDWGVQGKAPVVEYPQVVVTNKGVRINSVLPGKSQAVTYMGYVGIKRQDPRFYQALVLNQILGGDSLSSRLGAEVRDRLGLSYNIYSNFQGGKNVGTFLIEMQTNPEDANQAIATTRKLLEQIHQQGVTAAELETAKRTLISSYNISLSKPEQLNNRILLNKFYGLNESELRNFVQKIQKVTTEEVNQAARQLLDPDKFVVVTAGPPIITADSGKNSR; from the coding sequence ATGTTTGTAATTACTAGCCTTCACAGATATCGTTTATTTCTATTTTTATGCCTATTTTCCGTAATATCAGTCTTTTTGTTGAAATTTATCTTTTCTGGTAGCCAAAAATTAATTACAGTAAATGGGGAACATTATCCGCAAATATTCGTAAGCAAGCCAAAAAATAATATCACTATTACCAACAATGTCCAAAAGACTGTTTTAGACAATGGGTTAACTGTCCTGACTAAAGAAGTGAAAAACGCACCTGTGGTAAGTGTGCAAGTTTGGTATGGTGTGGGTTCTATTAATGAAACTCCAGGAATTAACGGTATTGCTCACCAGTTGGAGCATATTATGTTTAAAGGTACTAAATCCCGACCTATTCAATTTGCTAAACTATTTAGTGCTTTAGGTAGTCATAACAATGGGTTTACCAGTTATGAGCAAACAGCATATTACCACACAGCGGAAAAGGATAAACTCAAAGCACTGCTAGAACTAGAAGCAGATAGAATGAAAAACCTGCTCATTGATAACCAACAATTAAGCAGTGAGAAGCGGGTGGTAATTTCTGAATTACAAGGTTATGAAAATAGTGAAAAATATCGTCTCAAACGTGCTGTGATGCAATCGGTATTTCCTCATAGTGCTTATGGTTTACCGACTGCTGGTACTTCAGCGGATGTGGAAAAACTGACGGTTGAACAGGTGCGGGAATATTACCAGCGGTTTTATCATCCTGATCGTGCTATTTTGGTGATTGTGGGAGATTTTCAAACCAAATCAACTCTAGAAACAGTTAAGGAAATTTTTGGTCAAGTTCCTAAAAGTCAACAACCTCCCCAATTTACCCAGTCTCCAACTCCGAAAATTCCTAGTTCTCCCGTTATTTTACGAGAACCGGGAGCGGGTAAAATATTACAAATGATTTATCCTGTTCCTGATCTTCATCATCCAGATATACCTGTTTTGGGGGTGATGGATTATGTTTTAACTGCGGGAAAAAATGCTTATTTACATCAAAGTTTAATAAAATCTGGTTTAGCTACTGGCATTTCTGCTCGTGTTGTGGGTTTGAGTAAAATTGGTTGGTATGATTTATCTGTGGATGTTGCAGCGAATCAAGATTTAGAAACAGTGAATCATTCTGTCAAGTCTGCAATTGCTAAACTTGTGGAAACGGGAATTACACCAGAACAGGTAGAACGTGCGAAAAAACTATTGATAGCAAATGTGGTTTTAAATAAGCGTGATATTACCAGTCAAGGAATGCAGTTTGCTAATGATCAGTTAGTTGCCGGTGACTATAAATATACAGAAAAGTATTTAGAAAAAGTTCGTCAGGTGAAAGCGGCGGATGTGATAGATGTGATTAATAGGTATCTCAAACCAGAATTAGCAGCAGTTGGTTTTTTTGAACCTCAAGAAAATGTCAAAGTTAGTCATAGTTCATCTATCGTTGCTGGGGAAGAAAGTTTTACTCAAGACGTAAAGTTTACTGCGGATGAGGTGAGTAAGTATTTACCAGATATCAAGGAAGATAGCAGTAATTTAATTCAAAATCTGCCTCTACCACAAAGGTTAACTTTTGACAATGGTTTGCAGGTGTTATTATTACCGGATCATAGTAGTCCCACGGTGACGGTAGGTGGTTATATCAAAGCTGGTAAAGAATTTGAACAAGCTGATAAAGCTGGGTTAGCGTCATTGGTTGCAGAAAATTTAATGAGTGGAACTAAAACTCAGGATGCTGCAAATATCAGTAAAGCTTTGGAAGATAGAGGTGCAAGTTTAGATTTTACGGCTTTACGGGAAGGTGTGCGTATTCAGAGTCAGGGTTTACGGGAAGATTTACCTGTGTTGATAGAAACTATTGGGGATGTTGTCAGAAATAGTACATTTCCAGCGGAAGAGTTAGAAGTTAGTCGTCAACAGGCTTTAAATGTTCTCAATTCAGATTTAAAAGATCCTTATGAGGTAGCGAATAGAAAGTTTATTCAGTCGCTGTATCCGCAAAGTCACCCATTACATATTTTCCCCACTCAAGAAAGTATCGGTAATATCAAAGGAGAAGATGTGATTGCTTTTAGAGAGAAACATTATCGCCCAGATCGGATGGTTTTGGTATTAGTGGGTGATTTTGATGTGGAAAAAGTGCGATCGCTGATTGATGCTAAATTTAGTGATTGGGGTGTGCAGGGGAAAGCACCGGTGGTAGAGTATCCCCAGGTGGTAGTTACAAATAAAGGTGTGCGGATTAATTCTGTGTTACCTGGTAAGTCTCAAGCTGTAACTTATATGGGTTATGTGGGGATTAAACGCCAAGATCCGAGATTTTATCAAGCATTGGTGTTAAATCAAATTTTGGGTGGAGATAGCTTATCTAGTAGACTGGGTGCGGAAGTGCGCGATCGCCTGGGTTTGTCGTATAACATATACAGTAATTTCCAAGGTGGAAAGAATGTTGGCACATTTTTGATTGAAATGCAAACTAACCCAGAAGATGCTAATCAGGCGATCGCCACTACCCGTAAACTTTTAGAACAGATACATCAACAAGGTGTGACGGCAGCAGAACTAGAAACTGCTAAACGCACATTAATTAGTAGTTATAATATTTCTTTGTCAAAACCAGAGCAGTTAAATAACAGAATTCTGTTGAACAAGTTTTATGGACTAAACGAGTCAGAATTACGTAATTTCGTCCAAAAAATTCAAAAAGTCACCACTGAGGAAGTTAATCAAGCTGCCCGTCAGTTATTAGATCCTGATAAATTTGTAGTCGTGACAGCAGGACCACCAATCATAACGGCTGATTCTGGTAAGAATAGCAGGTGA